The following coding sequences are from one Ctenopharyngodon idella isolate HZGC_01 chromosome 17, HZGC01, whole genome shotgun sequence window:
- the LOC127498160 gene encoding tryptophan--tRNA ligase, cytoplasmic has translation MSADSSPMGLYEQLRAQGDAVREIKAQKGNKADVDAAVQLLLKLKADYKQLTGQDYQAGRPPTDAVMNDEGHDDGDDQVDPWNVSTSSAKGVDYDKLIVRFGSSKIDQELVDRIARLTGKTPHRFLRRGIFFSHRDMHQILDAYENQKSFYLYTGRGPSSEAMHVGHLIPFIFTKWLQDVFDVPLVIQMTDDEKYLWKDLSLEDCHRYAVENARDIIACGFDLDKTFIFSDLEYMGASPSFYRNVVKVQKHVTFNQVKGIFGFTDSDCIGKISFPAIQAAPSFGNSFPQIFGDRNDVQCLIPCAIDQDPYFRMTRDVAPRIGYLKPALLHSTFFPALQGAQTKMSASDANSSIFLTDTPKQIKNKVNKHAFSGGKDTVEEHRKFGGNPDVDVSFMYLTFFLEDDEQLEKIRQDYRSGALLTGELKKCLIETLQPMIAAHQERRKLVTDETVRQFMTPRKLRFNC, from the exons atgtcggcagattCGAGCCCGATGGGTCTGTATGAGCAGCTCAGAGCTCAGGGAGACGCAGTGAGAGAAATCAAAGCTCAGAAGGGCAATAAA GCTGATGTTGACGCTGCTGTCCAGTTACTGCTGAAGTTAAAGGCGGACTATAAACAGCTGACCGGTCAGGACTATCAGGCCGGACGCCCACCGACGGACGCTGTGATGAATGATGAAGGTCATGATGATGGAGATGATCAGGTGGATCCGTGGAACGTTTCCACCAGCAGCGCCAAAGGAGTCGACTACGATAAACTCATCG TGCGCTTCGGCAGCAGTAAGATCGATCAGGAGCTGGTGGACAGAATCGCTCGACTCACGGGGAAAACACCACATCGCTTCCTGCGCAGAGGAATCTTCTTCTCACACAG GGACATGCATCAGATCCTGGACGCGTACGAGAATCAGAAGTCCTTCTATCTGTACACGGGCCGTGGGCCGTCCTCAGAGGCCATGCACGTGGGTCACCTGATCCCCTTCATCTTCACTAA GTGGCTTCAGGACGTGTTCGACGTCCCTCTGGTCATTCAGATGACGGATGACGAGAAGTACCTGTGGAAGGACCTGTCGCTGGAGGACTGCCATCGGTACGCGGTGGAGAACGCCAGAGACATCATCGCCTGCGGATTCGACCTGGACAAGACCTTCATCTTCTCTGATCTGGAGTATATGGG GGCGAGTCCTTCGTTCTACAGAAACGTTGTGAAGGTTCAGAAGCATGTGACGTTTAACCAGGTCAAAGGCATCTTTGGATTCACAGACAGTGATTGTATCG GTAAAATCAGTTTCCCAGCCATTCAAGCAGCTCCGTCCTTCGGTAACTCTTTCCCGCAGATCTTCGGCGACAGGAATGACGTTCAGTGTCTCATTCCATGTGCCATCGATCAG GATCCATATTTCCGGATGACGCGGGACGTGGCTCCTCGGATCGGCTATCTTAAACCCGCTCTGCTTCACTCCACGTTCTTCCCGGCGCTTCAGGGCGCTCAGACCAAGATGAGCGCCAGCGACGCCAACTCCTCCATCTTCCTGACAGACACGCCCAAGCAGATCAAGAACAAG GTCAACAAACACGCGTTCTCTGGCGGGAAGGACACAGTAGAGGAGCACAGGAAGTTCGGTGGGAATCCAGACGTGGATGTTTCCTTCATGTATCTGACGTTCTTTCTGGAAGACGATGAACAGCTGGAGAAGATCAGACAG GACTACAGGAGCGGCGCTCTGCTCACCGGCGAACTGAAGAAGTGTTTGATCGAGACGCTTCAGCCCATGATCGCCGCGCATCAGGAGAGACGCAAACTGGTGACCGACGAGACTGTCCGACAGTTCATGACCCCGCGGAAACTACGCTTCAACTGCTAG
- the wdr25 gene encoding WD repeat-containing protein 25 yields MASLVDYEDSDSDPDQERLSAAPQPHLELYNDEALTMSSSSSSSSSAAAQSSSGCMKRAQLQPAAVRPYIPKRQRMSTAAVQTPETQDTRPSAGAHLLSEVSERVRPFLGRKHGRAELPRRLQCCVQAHQGPVNTLQWSPVDHLSHLLLSASMDKTCKVWDGVGGGRCLQTYSAHRGAVRDACWLACGRRLLSGSFDGTAALTDVETGQTIAQMENGFKVTCVAPRPSDPDVFLSGGFSSEVKAWDARCRKVLHVYKAAVQQTLDVLFLSGGREFVSSTDAVSRDSAERTLIAWDFETTAKLSNQIFHERYTCPSLSAHPLDDSFIAQTNGGYIALFSSQRPYRMNKRRRYEGHKVEGFAVHCGFSADGSVLVSGSSTGSVHFYDYQSSRSLKTLDAHEHACVCAAIHPVISAVTATCDWTGEIKIWT; encoded by the exons ATGGCTTCACTGGTGGATTATGAGGATTCTGACAGTGATCCGGATCAAGAACGTCTGTCTGCTGCTCCTCAGCCTCATCTGGAGCTTTATAATGATGAAGCCCTCACCATGAGctcctcatcatcatcttcatcatcagcagcagctCAGAGCTCATCCGGCTGCATGAAGAGAGCGCAGCTGCAGCCGGCCGCAGTCAGGCCGTATATTCCTAAAAGACAGCGCATGTCCACTGCAGCGGTCCAGACACCGGAGACACAGGACACACGTCCATCCGCTGGAGCTCATCTGCTGTCCGAGGTGTCGGAGAGAGTCCGGCCGTTCCTGGGACGTAAGCACGGACGGGCCGAGCTGCCCCGACGACTGCAGTGTTGCGTTCAGGCCCATCAGGGTCCAGTGAACACCCTGCAGTGGAGTCCAGTGGATCATCTCAGTCATCTGCTGCTCTCTGCGTCCATGGACAAGACCTGCAAG gtgtggGACGGTGTTGGCGGTGGGCGGTGCTTACAGACTTACTCCGCCCACCGCGGCGCGGTGCGTGATGCGTGTTGGCTGGCGTGCGGGCGACGCCTCCTCTCAGGCTCGTTTGACGGAACGGCGGCGCTCACTGACGTGGAGACGG GTCAGACCATCGCTCAGATGGAGAACGGCTTTAAGGTGACCTGCGTCGCCCCGCGACCTTCCGACCCCGACGTGTTCCTGAGTGGCGGCTTCAGTTCAGAGGTCAAAGCCTGGGACGCCCGCTGCCGTAAG GTGCTGCACGTGTATAAAGCTGCAGTTCAGCAGACGCTGGACGTCTTGTTTCTGAGCGGCGGCCGAGAGTTCGTGAGCAGCACCGACGCCGTCAGTCGAGACTCGGCCGAGCGAACGCTTATCGCCTGGGACTTTGAGACGACCGCCAAACTCTCCAACCAGATATTCCAC GAGCGCTACACCTGTCCGAGTCTGAGCGCTCACCCGCTGGACGACAGCTTCATCGCTCAGACCAACGGCGGCTACATCGCCCTGTTCTCCTCCCAGCGGCCGTACCGCATGAACAAGAGACGCAGATACGAGGGACACAAG GTGGAGGGTTTCGCGGTGCATTGTGGGTTCTCCGCAGACGGAAGCGTACTGGTCTCTGGTAGTTCTACAGGTTCTGTGCACTTCTACGACTATCAGAGCTCACGGAGCCTGAAGACGCTGGACGCTCATGAACACGCGTGTGTGTGCGCCGCGATCCATCCCGTGATCTCCGCCGTCACAGCCACCTGTGATTGGACGGGAGAGATCAAGATATGGACCTGA
- the LOC127498159 gene encoding brain-enriched guanylate kinase-associated protein isoform X3 has protein sequence MEEKIHRTTQRYEEEKRSLSREIVTLNKHLVDAKITIQKLRADNDLYRKDCNLAAQLLQCGKSPYRSHRLSELPADLQERVSSHMEKQGHRQSVALHHSCSDAVPTAVIGRVLEKPEPGRSCPVTRSPSPQAQEFPSGTDKVQRRAAYKLSDLYCSDTALYCPTDERRHDRWPERRQSADQSGQIRGHTDSNPEDESLPQTFSLHEDPFGSLPACYSSFSMASDEKAQVSSSQQALFTDWRDGDYEHKNPSSYGKEHLGFSKSSSFQHAAQNGGSLAHGYSVSGAHGDRHVHDPEDPTGGWRQMSVEDMNTFFCSPGRASPFSFSERHFAVSPAKIKLGPLYSSFQEGDHVFHTRAPDLRFPASAGSSPALNPKISLNALKRGLMFRSKDAGQDSTSSFFQDKQNTDEDALRRDYVDESPSSSVESLKSLDIQHYKKDLQKKTPQHQKFGNAGLSRKDSLTKAQLYGTLLN, from the exons ACTCAGCGTTACGAAGAGGAGAAGAGATCTCTGAGTCGAGAGATCGTCACGCTCAATAAACACCTGGTGGACGCCAAGATCACCATCCAGAAGCTGCGAGCGGATAAC GATCTGTACAGGAAAGACTGTAATCTGGCAGCTCAGCTGCTCCAGTGCGGAAAATCTCCTTACAGATCGCACAGACTGTCtgag CTTCCCGCTGATCTTCAGGAGCGAGTGAGTTCCCACATGGAGAAGCAGGGTCACAGGCAGAGCGTAGCGCTGCATCACTCCTGCTCAGACGCCGTTCCCACTGCTGTTATCGGCAGGGTCCTGGAGAAACCGGAGCCCGGGAGAAGCTGTCCGGTCACACGCTCGCCGAGTCCTCAAGCTCAAGAATTCCCATCTGGCACAGACAAAGTTCAGAGGCGTGCGGCATATAAGTTGTCAGATCTATACTGCAGCGACACTGCTCTATACTGTCCCACTGATGAGCGGCGGCACGACCGCTGGCCGGAGCGACGGCAGAGTGCAGACCAGAGCGGACAGATCCGAGGACACACTGACAGCAACCCGGAAGACGAGAGTTTGCCTCAGACTTTCTCTCTGCATGAAGACCCTTTCGGATCTCTTCCGGCCTGTTATTCCAGCTTCAGTATGGCGTCGGATGAGAAGGCTCAAGTGTCATCATCCCAGCAGGCTCTGTTCACTGACTGGCGTGATGGAGACTATGAGCACAAGAACCCATCCTCATATGGAAAGGAACATCTGGGATTTTCCAAGTCGAGCAGCTTCCAGCACGCCGCTCAGAATGGCGGTTCTCTGGCACACGGCTACAGCGTATCTGGAGCTCACGGGGACAGACATGTCCACGACCCTGAGGATCCGACGGGCGGCTGGAGGCAGATGAGCGTGGAGGACATGAACACCTTCTTCTGTAGCCCTGGACGTGCTTCGCCCTTCAGTTTCTCAGAGCGGCACTTTGCGGTCAGTCCAGCCAAGATCAAACTGGGTCCCCTTTACAGCAGCTTCCAGGAGGGAGACCATGTCTTCCACACGCGTGCACCGGATCTGCGGTTCCCTGCGTCAGCGGGATCAAGTCCCGCGCTGAACCCAAAGATTAGCCTGAATGCATTGAAAAGGGGCTTGATGTTCCGCTCAAAGGATGCTGGTCAGGACTCAACGAGCAGCTTCTTCCAGGACAAGCAGAACACGGATGAAGACGCTTTACGGAGAGATTACGTAGATGAAAGTCCCAGTAGTTCTGTCGAGTCACTAAAGAGTCTGGACATCCAGCACTACAAGAAGGATCTTCAGAAAAAGACGCCACAgcatcaaaagtttggaaacgcGGGACTCAGTCGCAAAGACAGTCTTACCAAAGCACAGCTTTATGGAACGCTGCTTAACTAA